The following are encoded in a window of Candidatus Brocadia sp. genomic DNA:
- the amrB gene encoding AmmeMemoRadiSam system protein B — protein sequence MLKFKCQITSKFQRENTVVRQPAVAGSFYSGDAIQLKSDIEDFVIKDCKQQAVLGIISPHAGYMYSGRVAGSLYSRIIIPGTVVILAPNHTGYGVPYSIWPGGSWRTPLGDVMVDEEVVNELVHVCKLVEKDQEAHLYEHAAEVQIPFIQYFNPQSKIVVIVLSSGNIADLKSIGKSLSLVLQKLSPDALVVASSDMTHHESQASVNRKDKIAINEVLALHEDNLYSKVREMRITMCGIYPAITMLVCSKDRGAKEAELVRYETSGDITGNYDQVVGYAGIMVY from the coding sequence GTGCTAAAGTTCAAGTGCCAAATAACAAGCAAATTCCAAAGGGAAAATACTGTGGTAAGACAACCGGCAGTGGCGGGCAGTTTTTATAGCGGAGATGCAATCCAGTTAAAGAGTGATATCGAAGATTTTGTAATCAAGGATTGTAAACAACAGGCCGTATTGGGCATCATCTCACCGCATGCCGGATATATGTATTCAGGACGTGTTGCAGGAAGTCTTTATTCAAGGATTATAATACCCGGTACCGTGGTCATATTAGCGCCCAATCATACGGGTTACGGTGTGCCATATTCTATCTGGCCAGGTGGGTCGTGGCGGACACCCTTAGGGGACGTCATGGTTGATGAAGAGGTGGTAAACGAACTGGTTCATGTATGTAAGCTCGTTGAGAAAGACCAGGAGGCCCATCTCTATGAGCATGCTGCTGAGGTGCAGATACCCTTTATTCAATACTTTAATCCCCAGAGTAAAATTGTTGTGATAGTTTTATCTTCCGGGAATATTGCAGACCTTAAAAGTATAGGGAAAAGTCTCTCATTAGTGTTACAGAAATTAAGTCCCGATGCACTTGTGGTAGCCTCTTCTGATATGACGCACCACGAGTCACAGGCATCGGTTAACAGGAAAGACAAGATCGCCATTAATGAAGTTTTGGCACTTCATGAGGATAACTTATACAGCAAAGTACGCGAAATGCGTATTACGATGTGCGGTATTTATCCTGCGATTACCATGCTTGTATGCTCTAAGGACCGTGGGGCAAAAGAGGCTGAACTCGTGCGTTATGAAACCAGCGGTGACATTACAGGCAATTACGATCAGGTTGTAGGTTATGCAGGAATTATGGTATATTAA